The following is a genomic window from Sutcliffiella horikoshii.
GTAAGATCCAAGTAGGTTGTCGGTTCATCTAGTAAGATGACATCTGTTTCTTGTGCAAGCGTCATTGCAATCCATGCGCGCTGACGCTGTCCGCCTGATAGTGAATCGACCGTTCTTTCTGCAAATTCTTCCATGCCTGTTGCACGAAGCGAATCCCAGACTACCTTTTCATCATGTTCCGACCATTGCTTTAACCATGATTGATAAGGGTAACGGCCTTGTTTTACCAATTGAAGCACAGATAACCCTTCTGGTGCAGTCGGTCCTTGTGGAAGGATGGCAAGTTGCTTGGCAATATCCTTGGTGGATTGGCCGGAAATTGCCTTTCCTTCAAGGAGCACATTTCCTTGTTTAGGCTTTAACAAACGAGCAAGTGAACGAAGCAAGGTGGATTTCCCACAGCCATTTCCACCGATAAAGACCGTAATCTCCCCTTTAGGGATTTGCAGATCTAATTCCTCAATAATGATGGATTCACCATAGGATAATGTAAGTGACTGGGTTTCTAAAGCATTCATGTTACTTCCACCTCTCGTTAAGAATTTCTCGTTTTATAAAGTAGATAAATAAAATACGGTGCTCCTATTGAAGCGGTAAATACGCCGGCCGGGATTTCAAGTGGCGAAAACAAAGTTCTGCCAATTAAATCGGCCAGCATGACCAGGAATGCTCCGATAAATGCGGATGTAGGGATCAACACTCCAAATGATGAGCCAACAAGCCTGCGGGCAATATGGGGAGCCATCAAACCAACAAATCCAATTCCTCCTGCAAATGCAACCGCGCCACCCGTCAGTGCCGTACTCAGGAAAAGCAAGCCCACTCGGTGTTTATTGACAGCACCGCCTACACCTGTTGCCACTTCATCTCCAAGTTCTTGTATATTCAATTGCCTTACTGCCATAATGCTGACAATCACAAGTAAGACAGTCCAAGGTAATAAAATTTTGACATGACTCCAGTTTGAGCCGTACACAGTTCCGGTAATCCAAATGTTCGCTTGGCTTGCACGGTAAATCGGACCAAGTAACATGAATAATGTTGTTAAAGCTTGCATCAAGGTGGAAATCCCTATTCCAATCAGTACGAGTCTGATCGGTGATAATCCGTTTTTCCATGCAAGGGAATATACAAGGATCGCGATGGCCGTCGCTCCGACAAATGCACTTAATGGCAGCCACTGAATGCTAACCGTCAGTGAGTTATTACTGTCACTGAAAAGAGCGAGGAACAGGACAACCGCTGTCGAAGCCCCGCCAGTCAATCCTATAATATCAGGAGATGCGAGCGGGTTCCGAATTATGCCCTGTAAAATAGCCCCGGCA
Proteins encoded in this region:
- a CDS encoding FecCD family ABC transporter permease, whose protein sequence is MKNYKTFRLGKGRLSFFMDKKAILTIFGLALAVISLFILSTGMGDMKISPWNVIKVFFGQGDSMETLVVQSFRLPRIIIALLVGISLAVAGAILQGIIRNPLASPDIIGLTGGASTAVVLFLALFSDSNNSLTVSIQWLPLSAFVGATAIAILVYSLAWKNGLSPIRLVLIGIGISTLMQALTTLFMLLGPIYRASQANIWITGTVYGSNWSHVKILLPWTVLLVIVSIMAVRQLNIQELGDEVATGVGGAVNKHRVGLLFLSTALTGGAVAFAGGIGFVGLMAPHIARRLVGSSFGVLIPTSAFIGAFLVMLADLIGRTLFSPLEIPAGVFTASIGAPYFIYLLYKTRNS
- a CDS encoding ABC transporter ATP-binding protein yields the protein MNALETQSLTLSYGESIIIEELDLQIPKGEITVFIGGNGCGKSTLLRSLARLLKPKQGNVLLEGKAISGQSTKDIAKQLAILPQGPTAPEGLSVLQLVKQGRYPYQSWLKQWSEHDEKVVWDSLRATGMEEFAERTVDSLSGGQRQRAWIAMTLAQETDVILLDEPTTYLDLTHQIEILDLLFELNEKENRTIIMVLHDLNLACRYAHHLVAIRDKQIYAQGKPEEVINCDLVKNVFDMNCQVTTDPLFGTPLCIPHGRGRCLVPNLEGLRA